The sequence CAGCCCCGGCACCTTTTCGGGCACAGGGTCATGCCCGCCAGCACACCAGGGGTGACAGCGCGCCAACCGGCGCAGTGTCAGATAGGTTCCGGCTGCAGCACCGTGCTGCTCCAGAGCTTGCAAGGAATAGGCCGAGCAGGTGGGCTCAAAGCGGCAGGCCGAGCCCAGCCACGGGCTGAGTGTGAGGCGGTAGCCCCGCACCAAGGCCATGAGCAAGGCGCGCACCATATCAGACCACCCCTTGGAGAGGCGGCGCAGCAGCGGGCTGCGCTTTCGCGGACGCCGCCGCTTTGCGCGCGGCTGAAGCAAACAGCTGCTCCAGCTCGGCCCGAACGGCAGCCTTGAGTGTATCGGAGCAAGCGCTGATGAACTGCTTGCGGTCAAAACCCGCACGCAGTCGCACCACATAGGCCGCCCGGATGGGCTGGGCCTGGAAAGCGGGCGCACTCGCCTGCGCCACGGCATAGGCCTGGCGTTTGATGGCATGACGGGTCACGGAGCGCTTGGCCCAGCGCTTGGGAATCAGCGGACCGATCCAGTCCTGTGGATAAACCGAACCAGGAACGGAAAACAGGGCCTGCGGTCCTTGCGCAGATGGCAAGGAACCGGGCCCGGTAGAGATGGTGGCGTCGGCAGCCTGGATGGGTTCCAGCACCAGCCGGTGCAAGGCGAAATGCGCCGTCCGGGAGATGATTCCCCCCGACATGGCCGCCTGGAACTGCGCGCGCGTCTTCAGCCGCTGCATATC comes from Comamonas sp. GB3 AK4-5 and encodes:
- a CDS encoding ribonuclease P protein component; translation: MQRLKTRAQFQAAMSGGIISRTAHFALHRLVLEPIQAADATISTGPGSLPSAQGPQALFSVPGSVYPQDWIGPLIPKRWAKRSVTRHAIKRQAYAVAQASAPAFQAQPIRAAYVVRLRAGFDRKQFISACSDTLKAAVRAELEQLFASAARKAAASAKAQPAAAPPLQGVV
- the yidD gene encoding membrane protein insertion efficiency factor YidD, with protein sequence MVRALLMALVRGYRLTLSPWLGSACRFEPTCSAYSLQALEQHGAAAGTYLTLRRLARCHPWCAGGHDPVPEKVPGLFTGLTSSSSPKKSS